A stretch of Lathyrus oleraceus cultivar Zhongwan6 chromosome 6, CAAS_Psat_ZW6_1.0, whole genome shotgun sequence DNA encodes these proteins:
- the LOC127095604 gene encoding uncharacterized protein LOC127095604, translating to MPNPVVVQRPSSFPFESIKAVPWKYDTTVVNQRSEKVGQKEGLKIASTDIAVGSRMTRSGRIYTPQFNLIPPIPLKETTTNVTDKGKGVIIADEDTEFLRIIKNSDYKIIDQLHQTPSKISILSLLMSSPAHRSALQKLLAQAHVMHDITIDQFDGVIANITACNHLSFSREDLTKDDQDHNRALHISVKCQEDTIARVLIDTGSSMNVLPKRTLAKLAYQGAEIRPSALVVKAFDGSMRVVIGEVELPILIGPHVFKITFQVMVINPNYSCLLGRSWIHADGAVTSTLHQKMKFVIDDKLVIVSGEEDLMVSHLSSFSYIEVNEDALETSFQALEIANNVLMEVEEPKGKGIPSFASWKKARSTIEEGNCRRLGRCY from the coding sequence ATGCCTAATCCAGTGGTTGTCCAAAGGCCTAGCTCTTTTCCTTTTGAGAGTATTAAAGCAGTTCCTTGGAAGTATGATACGACTGTGGTTAACCAAAGGTCTGAGAAAGTAGGTCAGAAAGAAGGTCTAAAGATTGCAAGCACTGATATAGCAGTGGGAAGCAGAATGACCCGCAGTGGTCGCATTTATACCCCTCAGTTCAACTTGATTCCGCCAATTCCACTGAAAGAAACCACCACCAATGTTACCGACAAAGGCAAAGGGGTGATCATAGCTGATGAAGACACTGAATTTCTGAGGATTATCAAGAACAGTGATTACAAGATTATTGATCAGCTGCATCAAACTCCTTCAAAGATATCCATTTTGTCTCTTCTCATGAGTTCTCCGGCTCATAGGAGTGCCTTGCAGAAATTGTTAGCTCAGGCTCATGTCATGCACGACATTACTATCGATCAATTTGATGGGGTCATTGCCAACATTACAGCATGCAACCATCTCAGCTTCAGTAGAGAAGATTTGACGAAGGATGACCAAGACCATAATCGTGCTTTGCACATATCTGTGAAATGCCAAGAAGATACCATAGCAAGAGTCCTTATAGACACTGGCTCCTCTATGAATGTTTTACCTAAGAGGACACTCGCTAAGTTGGCATATCAAGGGGCTGAGATAAGGCCAAGCGCATTAGTTGTCAAGGCATTTGATGGATCGATGAGGGTCGTCATAGGAGAAGTGGAGCTGCCAATCTTAATTGGTCCACATGTGTTTAAAATTACTTTTCAGGTTATGGTCATCAACCCAAAttatagttgtttgcttggaAGGTCATGGATTCATGCTGATGGGGCCGTGACTTCAACCTTGCACCAAAAAATGAAATTTGTTATTGATGATAAGCTAGTGATTGTGTCAGGTGAGGAAGATCTTATGGTAAGCCACCTCTCTTCGTTCAGTTACATTGAGGTTAATGAGGATGCTTTagaaacttctttccaagctcttgaaatagccaaCAATGTCCTTATGGAAGTCGAAGAACCAAAGGGGAAGGGTATTCCATCTTTTGCATCATGGAAGAAAGCAAGATCAACCATTGAGGAAGGGAATTGCCGAAGGTTGGGGAGATGTTATTGA